One genomic segment of Ricinus communis isolate WT05 ecotype wild-type chromosome 5, ASM1957865v1, whole genome shotgun sequence includes these proteins:
- the LOC8258751 gene encoding serine/threonine-protein phosphatase 7, whose amino-acid sequence MSSDDPNPIIADDSLLAAAADTATTGSSSPPPPVEIPLSWPSDGKLSLDWIKDFSAALEWSSRNVGPSDLDGVLPVAVLDSLILTASKILHKEPNCVRIEECTSVADSSVVVVGDLHGQLHDLLFLLKDAGFPCDNRFFVFNGDYVDRGAWGLETFLLLLAWKVFLPQRVFLLRGNHESKYCTSVYGFEKEVLAKYDDKGKHVYRKCLGCFEGLPLASIIAGRVYTAHGGLFRSVSVTPSKRYKGKKNRRINFNPDANRLSLGSFEELSKARRSVLDPPWEGLNLIPGDVLWSDPTMRPGLSPNKERGIGLLWGPDCTEEFLKKFQLKLIIRSHEGPDAREKRPGLAGMDEGYTIDHIVESGKLITVFSAPDYPQFQATEERYKNKGAYIVLKPPDFDQPEFHSFEAITPRPEVNAYYDYEDVIDSDEELDLGSMVTAP is encoded by the exons ATGTCATCGGATGATCCCAACCCAATTATCGCGGATGATTCATTACTCGCCGCCGCCGCCGACACCGCCACCACGGGATCATCATCACCGCCGCCGCCGGTTGAGATCCCTCTATCGTGGCCTTCGGATGGAAAGCTGAGTCTGGATTGGATAAAAGATTTCAGCGCAGCCTTGGAGTGGTCATCAAGAAATGTAGGTCCTTCAGATTTAGATGGTGTGTTGCCAGTTGCCGTATTGGACTCTCTTATACTCACGGCTTCCAAGATTCTACACAAAGAGCCAAATTGTGTGAGAATAGAGGAATGCACGAGTGTTGCAGATTCAAGTGTTGTAGTAGTTGGAGACTTACATGGACAACTACACGACCTTTTGTTCCTATTGAAGGATGCTGGGTTTCCTTGTGATAATCGCTTCTTTGTTTTCAATGGTGATTATGTTGACCGGGGCGCTTGGGGTCTCGAGACCTTCTTGCTCTTGTTAGCTTGGAAG GTTTTTTTGCCACAGAGGGTGTTTCTCCTCCGAGGCAATCATGAATCCAAGTATTGCACATCTGTTTATGGCTTTGAAAAGGAAGTTTTAGCAAAATATGATGATAAAGGTAAGCATGTATATAGGAAGTGTTTGGGATGCTTCGAAGGGCTTCCCTTGGCCTCTATTATAGCTGGTCGTGTATATACTGCTCATGGAGGACTTTTCCGCAGTGTCTCTGTCACTCCTTCAAAGAGAtacaaaggaaagaagaaccgaagaattaattttaatccTGACGCTAACCGTTTATCTCTTGGTTCTTTCGAGGAGCTGTCTAAAGCTCGAAGATCTGTTCTTGACCCTCCATGGGAAGGTCTGAACCTCATTCCTGGTGATGTTTTGTGGTCCGATCCAACAATGAGACCTGGACTTTCTCCAAACAAAGAGAGAGGCATTGGTCTACTATGGGGACCTGATTGTACTGAAGAATTTCTGAAAAAGTTCCAGCTAAAG CTAATAATCAGATCCCATGAAGGTCCTGATGCCAGAGAAAAGCGGCCTGGTCTTGCAGGAATGGATGAAGGCTACACCATAGATCATATCGTAGAGTCAGGAAAGCTCATTACTGTATTTAGTGCTCCAGACTATCCACAATTTCAG GCAACAGAGGAGAGGTACAAAAATAAAGGGGCATATATAGTCTTAAAACCCCCTGATTTTGATCAGCCAGAGTTCCATAGTTTTGAAGCAATTACTCCAAGACCAGAG gtGAATGCCTATTATGACTATGAGGATGTGATAGATTCTGATGAAGAACTGGACTTAGGTTCAATGGTAACGGCTCCTTAA
- the LOC8258752 gene encoding AT-rich interactive domain-containing protein 6: MGSAKENEDESAHPSGTDMAIDAEQPLQQTEHASSPHPVPMDQDDPVPSENRNPSSQTIAAPNDHNNVLPQSHSETSSINNTLESKSTMQQSQTEADLGDPQKLETEAAPDTNSAQLKTPSQDEIVPNDNIEGLRADTQPQIESALNGINMELDTVHQQTQNKAVSSYDNVEFKTSPQTEAAADDKDMDLKSSPQKHPTEAGLNDNNVDLKSGPQQPLEGSSSPAPSDDSKTSLKSETEPPTKEKTTGNENSDCKPETCGVDGTTNSTSNMETAKLTADSKSEPSEVPQSKSGHADTVTKEHSEPAIPHAETSSIKTEHENKQELKNGNSEMDVAPKSNGNSTSKSSFLLENYHDGSESGSEEEQLAFMKELENFFRERSTEFKPPKFYGEGLNCLKLWRAVMRLGGYDKVTTCKLWRQVGESFKPPKTCTTVSWTFRGFYEKALLDYERHKTNGGELNLPLTSNPEPVIVDNQTPGSGRARRDAAARAMQGWHSQRLLGNGEVSDAIIKDKNSVPMQKREKQLKNLGIVKRKKPSYMEHAVKAARAKTSKPQLDVEVVDLGSPADWVKINVQKTKDCFEVYALVPGLLREEVRVQSDPAGRLVISGEPEHPDNPWGVTPFKKVVSLPSRIDPHQTSAVVTLHGQLFVRVPFEQSD; this comes from the exons CTATGGACCAGGATGACCCAGTCCCCTCTGAGAATAGGAATCCTTCATCTCAGACTATTGCAGCCCCCAACGATCATAATAATGTGCTGCCACAATCTCATTCTGAGACATCCTCCATTAATAACACCTTGGAGTCGAAGTCTACTATGCAACAATCTCAAACTGAAGCAGACCTCGGTGATCCTCAAAAATTAGAGACTGAAGCAGCCCCAGATACTAACAGTGCACAGTTGAAGACACCATCTCAGGATGAGATAGTTCCAAATGATAATATTGAAGGGTTGAGAGCAGATACTCAACCTCAGATTGAATCTGCTCTCAATGGTATCAATATGGAGCTCGACACTGTTCACCAACAGACTCAGAATAAAGCAGTTTCCAGTTATGATAATGTGGAGTTCAAAACCAGTCCTCAGACTGAGGCTGCTGCTGATGACAAAGATATGGACTTGAAGTCTAGTCCTCAAAAGCATCCGACTGAGGCAGGCCTCAATGACAATAACGTGGATTTGAAATCAGGTCCACAGCAACCCCTTGAAGGTTCATCTTCACCTGCTCCTTCAGATGACAGCAAAACTTCACTCAAGTCTGAAACTGAACCTCCtactaaagaaaaaactaCAGGCAATGAAAACTCTGATTGTAAACCTGAAACATGTGGTGTTGATGGTACCACCAATTCAACTAGTAATATGGAAACCGCTAAGCTCACAGCAGATTCCAAATCTGAACCTTCTGAAGTGCCACAAAGTAAATCTGGTCATGCCGACACTGTTACTAAGGAGCACAGCGAACCTGCTATACCTCATGCAGAAACTTCAAGCATTAAAACTGAACATGAGAATAAGCAAGAATTGAAGAATGGAAATAGTGAAATGGATGTTGCACCCAAGAGTAATGGCAACTCAACCTCTAagagttcatttcttttggagAACTATCATGATGGTAGTGAGTCAGGATCAGAAGAGGAGCAATTAGCATTTATGAAGGAGCTTGAAAATTTCTTTCGGGAAAGGAGTACGGAGTTCAAGCCTCCTAAGTTCTATGGAGAGGGATTAAATTGTCTAAA GTTGTGGAGAGCAGTTATGAGACTGGGTGGCTATGATAAG gTGACTACATGTAAGTTGTGGCGGCAAGTGGGAGAATCCTTTAAACCCCCAAA GACATGTACTACTGTTTCATGGACATTTCGAGGTTTTTATGAGAAG GCACTTCTTGATTATGAGAGGCATAAGACAAATGGTGGCGAGCTTAATCTTCCTCTTACTTCCAACCCAGAGCCTGTCATTGTCGATAATCAG ACTCCTGGATCGGGTCGAGCACGGAGAGATGCTGCAGCACGTGCTATGCAGGGCTGGCACTCGCAACGCCTTCTTGGTAATGGAGAAGTTAGTGATGCAATCATCAAG GATAAGAATTCTGTACCTATGCAAAAGCGTGAAAAACAGCTTAAAAATCTCG GTATAGTTAAGCGTAAGAAACCATCTTACATGGAACATGCTGTCAAAGCTGCCCGTGCGAAAACATCTAAACCTCA ATTGGATGTAGAGGTGGTTGACCTGGGATCGCCTGCTGATTGGGTGAAGATCAATGTACAGAAAACA AAAGATTGTTTTGAAGTGTATGCTTTAGTACCTGGGCTTCTTCGCGAAGAG GTGCGTGTTCAGTCAGATCCAGCAGGCCGACTGGTTATTAGTGGTGAACCTGAGCATCCTGATAATCCTTGGGGCGTCACACCCTTCAAAAAG GTTGTCAGCTTACCGTCAAGGATTGACCCACATCAAACTTCAGCTGTTGTCACCCTGCATGGACAACTATTTGTTCGTGTACCATTTGAGCAGTCAGATTAG
- the LOC8258748 gene encoding thioredoxin reductase NTRB yields MSRSHSRLRNLFQRARSFIGLATTSAAAAALSTVSTPAAANSTPKLMEELRTRVCIVGSGPAAHTAAIYAARAELKPILFEGWMANDIAPGGQLTTTSDVENFPGFPDGIQGGEFMDRCRAQSSRFGTQIYTETVNKVDFSSVPFKILTDSKSVLADTVIVATGAVAKRLNFAGSDTFWNRGISACAVCDGAAPIFRDKPLAVIGGGDSAMEEATFLTKYGSKVYIIHRRDSFRASKIMQNRALTNPKIEVIWNSVVVEANGERLLGGLKVKNVVSGEVSDLKVSGLFFAIGHEPATKFLDGQLELDSDGYVITKPGTTQTSVRGVFAAGDVQDKKYRQAVTAAGTGCMAALEAEHYLQEIGAQEGKSD; encoded by the exons atgaGTAGGAGCCATTCAAGACTTAGAAATCTGTTCCAAAGAGCGCGCAGCTTTATAGGGCTCGCCACAACATCCGCCGCAGCCGCTGCTTTATCGACAGTCTCAACTCCAGCCGCAGCAAATTCCACTCCTAAATTAATGGAAGAACTCAGAACCCGCGTCTGTATCGTTGGCAGTGGCCCCGCCGCTCACACCGCTGCTATCTACGCCGCTCGTGCCGAACTCAAGCCCATCCTTTTCGAAGGATGGATGGCCAACGACATCGCTCCCGGCGGCCAGCTCACCACCACCTCCGATGTCGAAAACTTCCCCGGTTTCCCGGATGGAATCCAAGGCGGTGAGTTTATGGATCGTTGCAGAGCTCAGTCCTCGCGTTTCGGTACTCAGATCTATACCGAAACGGTCAACAAAGTTGACTTCTCTTCCGTTCCTTTTAAGATACTCACCGATTCCAAATCTGTCCTCGCCGACACGGTCATCGTAGCCACCGGTGCTGTAGCCAAGCGACTTAATTTTGCAGGCTCCGATACTTTCTGGAACCGGGGGATTTCTGCTTGTGCTGTGTGCGATGGTGCTGCTCCGATATTTAGGGATAAGCCGTTGGCAGTGATTGGGGGAGGGGATTCGGCTATGGAAGAAGCGACATTTCTAACAAAGTATGGGTCAAAGGTATATATAATACACAGGAGGGATTCATTTAGGGCTTCTAAGATTATGCAAAATAGGGCTCTGACTAACCCTAAAATTGAGGTTATTTGGAACTCTGTGGTTGTTGAGGCTAATGGAGAGCGTCTTTTGGGTGGGTTGAAGGTGAAGAATGTGGTGAGTGGAGAAGTCTCTGATTTGAAAGTGAGTGGATTGTTCTTTGCTATTGGACATGAACCTGCTACTAAGTTCTTGGATGGTCAGTTAGAGCTTGATTCCGATGGTTATGTTATTACTAAACCTGGTACTACGCAGACCAGTGTGCGTGGTGTTTTTGCTGCTGGTGACGTCCAAGATAAGAAGTACAGGCAGGCTGTTACTGCTGCTGGCACTG GTTGCATGGCAGCATTGGAAGCAGAACATTACTTGCAAGAGATTGGTGCCCAGGAGGGTAAGAGTGATTGA